In Sphingomonas sp. FARSPH, the DNA window CCGGGCGAGCATGTGCATCGCGAAGGACATTTCGGGGCTGAAGAAGCCGGCGATCTGCTTGCGGCCCTGCCGGCTGGCCGGCGTGGCCGATGGGGAAGCGCCGTCCCCTGCCCCGGTCTCAGCCTGCATCGCGCGTTCCGGAATCCCGGCCGGCGCAGGCGGCACCGTGCGCAGATTGGCGAAGCTTGGTTTGCGGCTCATGCGGTGGTCCTCTTGCGGGTGGGTTTTCCGGGCAGCGACAGGCCGACCTGTCGACATGTCCATTCGTAGATGTGGCGGATATCCTCGGCCGCCTTGCCGTCGGGCTCATATTCCATGACGGTGCGCCCCTCGCCGCTGGCATGGCGGTACGCGGCGCGGTCGGGGATCTGGACCGGGCAAGGCGGTGTGCCGAAACCTTCGACCAGCTCGCCGGCTTCCTGATAGACGCGCGGCGCATTGGGGTTGCCTGCAGTGAAGACGACGAAGGCGGGTTTGCGCAGCAGCTGCACCAACTTCGCCGTCGTCTGGATCGCGGAGAGGTCGAAGGCGCTCGGCCGGCACGGGATCAGCACCAGGTCGGCGACCTCGACCGCGGCGCGCGCGGCGCTGTCGGCGTGGGGCGGCGTGTCGATGACGATCACCTCGGCGCCTTGCGCGCGTGCGGCCTCGACCTTGGCGGCGAGACGGGGGGGCGGGCTGTCGATCACCTCG includes these proteins:
- the parA gene encoding ParA family partition ATPase; the protein is MPTIAIISQKGGAGKTTLAIHLAAAAQDAGRVALVIDTDPQATASQWASWRQDAPPEVIDSPPPRLAAKVEAARAQGAEVIVIDTPPHADSAARAAVEVADLVLIPCRPSAFDLSAIQTTAKLVQLLRKPAFVVFTAGNPNAPRVYQEAGELVEGFGTPPCPVQIPDRAAYRHASGEGRTVMEYEPDGKAAEDIRHIYEWTCRQVGLSLPGKPTRKRTTA
- a CDS encoding ribbon-helix-helix domain-containing protein, which codes for MSRKPSFANLRTVPPAPAGIPERAMQAETGAGDGASPSATPASRQGRKQIAGFFSPEMSFAMHMLARRQGRSLQALMAEAFNDVLRKHGESPIGD